Genomic window (Chengkuizengella sediminis):
GAAACCGATTATAATTTACGTATTTCAGAGGCACAAAATTTCGGGAATACTGCAGCTGTTGATGCACTTAAAAAAGAGAGAGACCTTAAAATAAATGACATAAAGAAAATATTTGAGGATGATTCTTATGTAGAGGAAAAAATAAGAGTAGAATTGCAAGAGGAATTTAACTCCTATTTACAACTTTTACAAAATGAACAACAGTTAGATTACAACATTTTTAGTTATGAACTAAGAAATATAGAAACTGGTGAAATTTTTTCAAAGGGAGATCTGTCAGAGCAAACAGCACTTTCTAGGAAGTATAACGATAAAAATGGGTTTTTAAAGTTACCATTAGCATCGCACAATATCAGTAGATCACTAATGCTTGATCAGTTATTAGAAGGTAGCTCTGTTATGTATGAGGGAAAAATCATAATTCCAACTTCTAAAACACACTTAATTCCTGATTACCAGTCATTTAAAATAGAAAGAAACATAACTTTATCATCAATGGTTATAGGTATAATTGCTTTAGTCACTATTTTATTTAAATTCAAGTTTCGAAAATCATGGTTTCGAGATGGATTTATGATGCGTCTTTTTGATAAATGTCCGTTGGAAATATGGCTTCTATTATTAATTTTTAATGTGGTAGTGTTATCTGCTTTTTTAACTATACTAATGGGCTACTTTAATTTATTTTTTTACGGCAATTTTCAAATTTCTTTGGGGATCCTTATTTCTCAAATCGTTGTAGTTTTTTCTTTATGGTTAGGCATTTATCAATTGATTTGGATATATGAAAAGGTTAGAGATAGAAACGGTTTGATTACAAAAATAAAAAACAGTTTGATTGCTAAGTTTTTGTATACAATTCAAGATGTATTTGCAAAAACTTCTATTGGAATACAAGTATTGTTAACCTTAATTTTAATATTTGTCTGGGGCTCATTGACAACGTCTATAATACAGTTTGCATATTATTCTAATATTGCTTTTATGTATGTTTTATTTATTCTTTTCATTGGGATACCTTTAGTAACGTTAATATTTAGAAAAATTGGTTATTTGAATCGGGTGTTTATTGCAACAGAACGTTTAGTTGATGGTACTTTACATGATCCTGTACCTGAAAAAGGAAAATCAGTAATAGCAAAACATGCAGCAAATTTAAATAAACTAAGAACTGGAATTAAGACCTCATTAACAGAGCAAGCCAAAAGTGAACGATTAAAAACAGAATTGATTACAAATGTTAGTCATGATTTGAGAACACCACTTACGTCAATAATCACATATACAGATTTATTGAAAAATCAGGAACTGACGGAAGAAGAGAGAATAGAATATGTAAAAATATTGGAACGCAAGTCCAACCGCTTAAAAATATTGATTGAGGATTTGTTTGAAGTATCAAAGATGGCTAGTGGGAACTTAGAACTGCATAAACATGAGGTAGATTTGACACAATTATTACAGCAAGTGTTAGGTGAACATCAAGAACAACTTGAACAATC
Coding sequences:
- a CDS encoding sensor histidine kinase, which codes for MRRNFFKTFSWCLLLSVVFLSIFITIDNAERFIGTDDYFDSEQFTYSYNNFLDYLGLMELTNIPDLENITIDKSYINDYRNRYGSLSEQLSAIETDYNLRISEAQNFGNTAAVDALKKERDLKINDIKKIFEDDSYVEEKIRVELQEEFNSYLQLLQNEQQLDYNIFSYELRNIETGEIFSKGDLSEQTALSRKYNDKNGFLKLPLASHNISRSLMLDQLLEGSSVMYEGKIIIPTSKTHLIPDYQSFKIERNITLSSMVIGIIALVTILFKFKFRKSWFRDGFMMRLFDKCPLEIWLLLLIFNVVVLSAFLTILMGYFNLFFYGNFQISLGILISQIVVVFSLWLGIYQLIWIYEKVRDRNGLITKIKNSLIAKFLYTIQDVFAKTSIGIQVLLTLILIFVWGSLTTSIIQFAYYSNIAFMYVLFILFIGIPLVTLIFRKIGYLNRVFIATERLVDGTLHDPVPEKGKSVIAKHAANLNKLRTGIKTSLTEQAKSERLKTELITNVSHDLRTPLTSIITYTDLLKNQELTEEERIEYVKILERKSNRLKILIEDLFEVSKMASGNLELHKHEVDLTQLLQQVLGEHQEQLEQSGLELKVAIPETSVIANVDGQRWWRVLDNLIVNAMKYSLKGSRVYVALKHENGQAEFVIKNVTKYELGENINELLERFKRADKSRHTEGSGLGLAIAQSIVDLHGGILKIELDGDLFKVTVQIATS